A region of Chloroflexota bacterium DNA encodes the following proteins:
- a CDS encoding ribokinase, whose protein sequence is MTSPKITVIGSYVVGMTMRAPRFAVVGESLIGTDFDMGPGGKGSNQAIGAARLGAQVNLLEKIGKDVFAQEAMNFYASEGIDTQYIIQDPDSYTGVAFITLNPAGENLIVVDVGANEELSPEDVDAFQPVIADSDVVMTVLEIKAETAARAMALGKAAGAITILNCAPARPLPESIYKDVDVLTPNETELKILLGLAPDEPGNVIDLARAIQKRGVGSVVVTRGEAGALVVHPDGEVTEVPGIKVDVVDTTGAGDAFNAALGTALGEGRSLVEAARFAVVAGGLCCTKLGVIPALPYREGVEVRLKT, encoded by the coding sequence ATGACATCCCCAAAAATTACCGTAATTGGCAGTTACGTCGTTGGCATGACCATGCGAGCACCTCGTTTCGCAGTGGTAGGGGAGAGCCTGATCGGGACAGATTTTGATATGGGGCCGGGTGGTAAGGGCTCCAATCAAGCGATCGGTGCAGCTCGGTTAGGGGCACAGGTCAACCTGCTTGAAAAGATCGGAAAGGATGTCTTTGCCCAGGAAGCAATGAACTTCTATGCTTCAGAGGGAATAGATACGCAATATATCATTCAGGATCCGGATTCTTATACCGGCGTCGCCTTTATCACCTTGAATCCGGCAGGTGAAAACCTGATCGTGGTGGATGTTGGGGCAAATGAGGAGCTTTCACCGGAGGATGTGGATGCGTTCCAACCGGTGATCGCGGATAGCGATGTCGTGATGACCGTTTTGGAAATCAAAGCCGAAACCGCGGCCAGGGCGATGGCACTGGGAAAGGCGGCCGGCGCGATCACCATTCTGAACTGTGCACCAGCCAGACCTTTGCCTGAATCCATTTACAAGGATGTGGATGTCCTCACACCAAACGAGACTGAGTTGAAAATTTTATTGGGTTTGGCGCCGGATGAGCCTGGCAATGTCATTGATCTGGCCCGGGCAATCCAAAAACGGGGTGTGGGTTCTGTTGTGGTTACCCGTGGTGAGGCTGGTGCGTTGGTGGTGCACCCGGATGGGGAAGTGACTGAAGTGCCAGGTATTAAGGTGGATGTGGTGGATACGACCGGAGCAGGAGACGCTTTCAATGCCGCCTTAGGGACGGCGTTGGGTGAAGGCCGCAGCCTGGTAGAGGCAGCTCGTTTCGCAGTTGTGGCGGGTGGCCTTTGCTGCACAAAATTGGGTGTTATCCCAGCTTTACCCTACCGGGAAGGTGTTGAAGTTCGGCTTAAAACTTGA